Genomic DNA from Manihot esculenta cultivar AM560-2 chromosome 15, M.esculenta_v8, whole genome shotgun sequence:
AAACAACAATGTCAACTGCCACTGTTTCCTCCTCTCTCTCTACTTGGTCTCCATGATCAGTAGACTTTCGAGCATCCTTTGATGTTAATACGTATCTGCCATGTCGTAATAAAAGTTTTCATGTAATAAGAAGGGTCCTACCCAGTTTTGTACCAAAATTCAGCGATCTTGTAATGGGCTCTTCAAGACAAAACGAGAAACTTGCGGAGTAAGAGTGACAGAAGCAGATTTGTATTAACTTCAAATTTGATGGATATGGTGTGTCTCAGTCCGTCACTATATTCTGCTGTTAGTGTTGAATGCAAAATGTAGTGAAGCATTGTGGACTAGATAGTCCAGATTCTTTCAGTTTCCCCCGTGACAGGTTTCTTGAATGTGCTTAACAAAGGATGTTGAAGTTAATTTGGACTATGATGGATGACGTTCACTTTGGAATTCTGGAATCTTGTAATGGCCTGCTCTATTTACTTGATGATTATCGGAAGCAAGTTATTGGGAAAACGATCCTGGGTAATTGCCAAAACCCACAAGTTCCGCTCTGGCTTTATTACAAGTTCTCTACTGATGATTATGGAGGGTTATTTGGCAAGAAGTTTACTGATAATGATTCTAAAGAATCTACATTTGAGTTTTTATACATTAGAAACAGACACCTGGAGAAGGATTGGAAGAGATTGATGTAGTTTATCAATCATTTGGAGGATCAGGAATCTTTTGGAATGGTTGGGAAGCCTTAATGAAGTTTATGTACTTGTTGCATTTGATATGGTGGAGGAAAATTTCAAGGAAGTTCTACTATTGCGGCATCATTTCAAACCTAAAACTCATTGTAAGCCTGGGGATGTCATGATATCACTTGTGAACACTGACGAAGCAGTTTTGAGACATTGATATTGAATGTAAATGGCATTGCAGCATCTTTGACAAGATTGTTCAGTTTACCTGACAACAGACTTCCTGAATATGGAAACAAACAATGGACAAGTTTTCATGGACTCTAATGGATGGGAAATATAAGTGCACAATCTAAAACAAAGTATAATGAGGAAGGCAGGgtttcataatcagtcataaCACAGAAAGTCTAGTTTCACCCAATAGTTAAGAGACTGCTATGATGGATTGATTTGCGTTGCCCCTGCCAATACCAAAAAGAATAATCataggaatttttttttcctccaaAAATTAGATGCATTTCAAAGTATCGTGATAttggaattaaaataaatttgttaTTCAACACAACCTTTTTGAAGATCATTCAGCACAAGCATAACCCTAACCAGAGGTTAGCTAATTTCTAACCGCAATCATATTTGCCTCTATACACATGTTGGAACTCCAACCTTTATTCTTTCACCCACCACGTTCACTTTTCTGTTATGGTAGTAGTAACAAACaagagaggaaaagaaaagaaagatgtACACATAAATCTCAACATCATATTTAGAAAAGACTTTATTTATGTTTAACAAATATACTTTACATGAAAAATggaaacaaataaatattttcattattgaCTAAAATTTGCGCTAAAATGATAGATATACAAGCATATGTAATCACTAATACATGGTAAAGCAATTAATAATCTGACCTTTACACATTACCATCAGAAACCTGCCAGTATATCATTGTTAGTTGAACTCATCAAGCAGATGATGGTGGTGATGATAAAAAGACATCATCCATCAACAATAAATTGATCATCTTGGTTATCTCCATCAACCCTGGTGTCTCCATGTACCATACCATTCACATGGTGCAAATTCTGCATCATTTGTGAAAGATAATGGTTACTAGCACCAGTATGATCAGAGAGGGCAGTCGGATGACCAGTCCACTGTGAAACAATCCCGAGCAAATGGCTAGTAAGGTTCTGTTGCTCATGAAGAATTCGGGTCTGAATCTGCCCCATTTCTGCTCGGTGTTGATTTAACATCCCATCAATCCTCTTCTTCCATTCTGACCTTCTCCTGTTCATCCTCTCCTCCCATTCTTTCTCTTGAATCAAATtctcctctcttcttcttctttccctttcttcATTCTCCTTTTCCATCGCTTCCCATTTTTGATATCTTTGCCATCTCAGCTTTTCCCTAGCCTTttccctttcttccctctcttCCAACTTTTGTTCCCATTCTTGCTCCCTCTCCATTTGAATATTCTCCCTCCTCTTCCTTTCCCGCTCTCTCTCCGCTTCATGTTGCTCAAATCGAGTCTCCATTTCCCTCAACTGCCCTATTTGGTTGGAAAGGAAACCAAACACCCTCTTCTCCAAACCCTTCAAcaccttcctcttcttcttcaaatttGACAAATTAGGGTCCACTTCTTCATAGATGAAACCATCATCCACTTCCTCTCTTACTCgatcattattattataattttcccCTGCCTCTTCCCCTTCATAATCAAAACCCAAACCTAGCATCTCATTCTCACCTCCATCAATCCCAGCAAAATCTCCATCTGCTGAATTACCCATTTGCCCAAATTCTGCAATCTCCATCCCCCTACCAGGGCCCAACAACCCTACACCATTTTCCCTATCCTCATTTAAGACTGCAGTTAAATCGCTCCCATTACTACCATTCGAACTAAATGCCATGGGAACATCCCCAAAAACTTCCTTGTACAGCAAAAAATTCGACCAATGTGTAAGCCCTTCCAACCAGTCGAACTCATCCCCATTACCGCAATCTCCACTACCTGAATTCTCCACTGCAGAGAGCTCAGGCTTCTTGATCTTTTGCTTAACAAGCAAGTATTGGTGCCTCATATTTTGTACCTTAGTGGACACATCTTTCCAAGTCCACTGCCAAGGGTAGGTAACAGGATCCCTAACATGGTACACATAATTCACATATACAGCAATGGGTTTATATTTCTTCTCTCGAGTTTTCATTTTTGCGAGGGTCCCATCAGAGACCATCTCACCGTATTTCTCAATTAGGGTTTTCTCTTCTGCTTCTGTCCATTTCTTTCTTCTCGGTGGCACCATTAGACACTAATAACAAAGCCAAGAATACCAACCCTACAACTCAATTATTCAATTACGGGAATACCAATTTACAGCATATCAAACCGTGTTGCATAGAAGAAAAAAACCCTCGGAACAACCCGGACGACGAAGCCATACGAAATTGAGCAATAGCAGAAAGGACTAGCGTCTACCTGTGAGGTGAAGATTGCAGAATTATCGaccggggggggggggggggctgAGATGGGCTTTCTGCAAGCTTTATGTAGGGTGATTTTCTCGGGAAAATTTGGAGAGAAAGAGAGGGAATCTTTGAGAAAGTGATATGGGAGATTTTTCCTTCTTCTGTTTCGTACAGTTCAACAGAAGCAAGTTCCCAATCATTctcccccccccaaaaaaaacaaaagcagGGGCCACGGCAATGTGAATTTTACtgcagtaattttttattaagttttattaataATGTTCTAATTATACTCATGTTATAAAAAAGTATATTGAAATAATATTAAgatttattgaaataataaaattattattaataatatatgatttgacttaaatattaagaaataatttaaactttcatttcaaaatcataaataattaatgaaaagttttgttaaaaataaaataaaattaaatgtattataatagtttatttatagttaattataatataaaaatgaaagtcggtaatattttaagataattaaaaaataaaattatgaaatgaatagaatattaataattaaaatataaagattaaatgagtaatttttttaacataaaaagctaaataatttaattttaagaaatatgTTACAGTTTCATAATATTTAACACAATAATAAATAAGGAAGGAttacttttgattttatttttaaaataatatatatcctttatttcatgattttcttttaaatttttttagttgtcttaaaattattttttatttttatttttaaattataataatatataaatttattattataagcatatttaattttatattattttcaataaattttttaaaatattttttaatatttaataaaatttaatatttttaaaatgaatatacttgaaaaattagtaaaaaaattattttttaatatatataaaaaataaaataaataaaaattataaaatcgaAAGATCATAAATCAAAATAAactgatttaaattaattatcataatttagGTTATAAATTGAACATACAGCACACTTTTCTCTCCACTTTTAGTATTATGCTAATGATGGGCATCCAGCTATAGATTTTTTATGCTTTCTTCTTTGAACAACGCTTCACCATATCACAATGGTTCCTTTGTTGATACTCATACACCTCAAATGGCATAGTGATTGGTTTTTGCAGGTTTTGTCTAAACTTTTTATCCGGAGATATTTATATAATGCGTTATCGATTCTGTCTAATTTGATTCGTCGTGGTTATGACCATACTTCTACTTGTCCTATTTGTCACTTAGCCTATGAAATATtggaacatatatatatatttttttatgtcaaTTTGCTCTTCTTATTTAATTTGCTAATCTTTGTGTCTTCTCCCCATAATTTTCTTACTAACCTTGTTTGGCGAAATTTTTTGCTATTTAGTACGACATCTTGGATATGATAGACCCTTACTTTTTGTCTCTGATGTATCTTTGATCAAATTCTCCCTAATATTGCTACTGTTATTTTTACTAATCCTTTTTACCTTTTAATCAGAATAATTAAGATTTAGTGTAATATTGTTTGGAATGATCAGCTTCCTGTGCGGATGTCTATGCTCCTTATCAACCATGATAATTTACTTGTATACAATATCCAAACATATATGATTTACCGGTAAACCTTGAACTCTTTTAAAAGGACCGAAATCAGTGGTTATCGTAGGTTATTTATCACTTTTTTATTAGACACATTCCACTTACAGACTGTTCGACACTATCATCATTCcaactataaaaaaatttagacaatataattattttatgtaaaattttttaaattttaatataattatttgacTATAATTACCactgattaaaatattttcgagACATTCAGCAGATTAAGAAACAACCTTTATATTTCGAGACCAAAACTCCACTTTAAtgcatatatattaattttagtgtGATACATTGTATCCGTAACTAATAATCTGTAACAATAAactttttattcaataaaataattttatataaaatttattttttaatacttttattttattattttgaaatgatttaaatatattagtttttatttataataattaaaatttaatactattaaaatgaaatattaaaataaataattattaatattttctaataaaagtGGAGCTTTGCAAACActgatattttataatataaagtaaaataattaataataaaaattaagcatactttttacattataaacgactaaatttaaaattaataattttatgtgaaatagaaataaaaattattgattttaaaattttatcatattaatataaagttaattattaatacactatttattttacatttgtgttataattttgtaatacttttcaaaataattatatatttaatgacttaattaaataaaaagtatgaATATgattacataaataaaatttttatattttattataatatttataatattttataatgaaagatataaaaaaattaaaattgagagaataaaatgattttaatgAAATGATGAAtggataaattatttattttataaatataaaaataaattaaagatatgaaagttaaatttttaataatataaatacttgttaatattatattatatatgaaagttaataataaatatataaattaattaaattgtaaattaagtAATGAGTAAATTGACATTCTCAAAAACACTTCTcctcaaatataaaaattataagttattttatttttatttataatttttaatctaattagataattataatagtgttttacttaaattaaaattatgagaaattatattaatattttattaaattaaatttttattataatttttaaatatttactgaTAAAATTTTTGTcccaaataatttttagaaattaacgtttatttgatgaattaaatttatataaattctattttataataatattatttaattattttaaattaattttaccatagtattttcaattataataattaaaattttaatactattaaaatgaaatactaaaataaataaatattgatatttttataaaaattaaacccaaaataataaatttaaaattgaatcattaaaattaattgttataattagcttattaattaaatatatgccATGGTTTCTCCTTGTCCAATTATCTTTCATTTTagttaatgaaattaaatgatgataatgatgtCTTGTCACGGTATTGGAATGGCAACGAATTAGGTGTTTAGGTGTTTTTGGTATCTGATTTCATATTATAATTTAGATTAGaatatattcaaatttaaaaaataatactcgTTCCGATTTCGGATATTAGATAGAGAgtatttattattgaaattcgtttatataaataattaatttaatataaaaaatatatttataataatatttataaattttttttatatatttttatttaaaaattaaaaattaaatattttttaaaaatattatttttttctatttaaaaaaaattatattttttaaataaaaattattaatgaaaaatatttttatataaattattaattaaaatatataaaattaaatgaatttagattttatttagataataataatcgggttttaaatacattttgataatttaaattaatttttaattggagATCGGTACAGATATTATATTCGAATttgaatagtttaatttttgcgAGTAACAATTTACATCCTACTACTAGGGaatctttaaattaaaaagaaataatgcaTATATATGTATTGCCAGAAATTAATTTCAAGATTGGAAACAATCTTGAAGATTCAATCTtgattatgaagtttgtattATTTGGcagaaagaaaatattaatgCTGTAATTGAAAATATGATCTcccattaaagaaaaaaaaaattaaaattttcatataaatcaCTATAAATGCCATATTGGTAAAGAAACCATTTCATAACCAACTCTATGATAATCATGGAGAAACAAAAAGAGAAATTCATTATGTAAATTTTTTGGATGCATATTTAAGATTCTCTGTTGTCAGCTTGATCTTGTTTGTCTATGCTCCATCAGCA
This window encodes:
- the LOC110601549 gene encoding uncharacterized protein LOC110601549 → MDDVHFGILESCNGLLYLLDDYRKQVIGKTILGNCQNPQVPLWLYYKFSTDDYGGLFGKKFTDNDSKESTFENLLEWLGSLNEVYVLVAFDMVEENFKEVLLLRHHFKPKTHSSLTRLFSLPDNRLPEYGNKQWTSFHGL